The genome window AATCGAGACTTGTTCGTGGACAGCCTCAAAACCCATAAGCTAAGGCGTGTACGGCAGCGACAGGTTGCGTCGGATCGCATTCGTCCCGTGATTCGGGTCAAGCCGCCCGCAAGTTAGAGCAATGAAGGACATGGCGTTCCTTCGAGCGCTCTGCGGAACCCGGTTATTCTGACTGCGAAGATCCTGTTCGAGTTCTCTTGACCACGCTGCAGGTCCTGCTTACAAACGCGCCACAACTGACCCAGCAAATCATTTCCGTCAGCAACAACTCGCCATGATGCGCCAGATGATGAGGACCTTAGCATCGCTTTTCGTTGCCGCGTCATGCATTGGTTCGGCCCTCAGCAGCAGCGCGGAACTCGCCGTCTACGATTTGCGTTGTGAAAATGCGGGGCGTCCGCGGGGAGTCGATGTGCCACAGCCGCGCTTCTCCTGGAAATTGAAAAGCAGCGAGCGCGCGCAGCGGCAGGTTGCCTGGCAGATGCTCGCCGCCAGTGCGCCTGAGCTTCTTGCGCGGGAGCAGGGTGATCTTTGGGACAGCGGACGGGTGCAATCGGATCAACAGCTGCATGTCGCGTACGAAGGAAAACCGCTGCAGTCACTCCAGGCGGTCTTCTGGAAAATGCGCGTGTGGGACGCTGAGAATCGGGTTTCCCAATGGAGTGCGCCGGCGACGTTCACGACCGGGTTTATGAACGAACGCGAGTGGACGGCACATTGGATTGAAGCTCCGTTCACGAATCAAACGCTGCTGCTGCGCCGCGAGTTTCAACTGAAGGCAGGCATTGAGCGTGCCGTGGCGGTCGTGTGCGGACTCGGCCAATATGAATTGACTGTGAACGGCAACAGAAGCGGCGAGAATCTGCTTTCACCGGGCTGGACAAAGTACGATCGCACCTGCCTGTACGAAATGCATGACGTCACCTCGTTGCTGCGCGCCGGAACGAATGTTGTCGGTATCGAGCTGGCAGGCGGAATGTATCGGGTGACAGGCGGCCGTTATGTGAAGTTCACAGGATCGTTCGGGCCGCTGAAGGCCATCGCTGAACTTCACCTTCAGTATTCCGATGGAACAGAGGAACGCATCGTCACGGATAATCAATGGCGTGTGCGATCTGGACCGATCACGTTTTCGTGCGTGTATGGCGGCGAAGACCACGACGCGCGGATGGAACCCAGGGGATGGGATTCCGCCGGCTTTGATGACACCGAGTGGACGGCTGCCCTGATTGCAGAGGGACCGGGAGGCGTGCTGCGCGGGCATTCCGCATCGGCACCGCCCATCCGGCAGATCGAGACACTGGTTCCGATTTCAAACCGGGTAATTTCAAACGGGCTCGTTGTTTATGACCTCGGGCAGAACGCGTCACTCATGCCGCGCATTCGGGTTCGCGGTGGGGCGGGAAGTGTCGTGCGGATTATCCCGGCTGAGTTGATAAAACCCGACGGAACCGTTGACCGTGGATCGGTTGCTCTGGGGCGTCCTGCGTGGTGGCAATACACGCTGCGCGGTGTGGCGAGCGAAGAGTGGTTTCCGAAATTCTTTTATCATGGCGCTCGCTACCTGCAGGTGGAAATGAAAGCGGCGGAACGTGGCGGCGCGCTGCCTCAGCTGGAATCCATTGTCGCGCATGTGGTGCATTCGACAGCCGAAACCACGGGCGAGTTCGAATGCTCCAATCTGCTGTTCAACCGGGTCCGCTCCCTCGTGCGCTGGGCGCAGCGCAGCAACATGGCGAGCGTGCTGACAGATTGCCCCCACCGCGAGCGGCTGGGCTGGCTCGAGCAGTATCATCTGAACGGCCCGTCCCTGCGTTACGAATTTGATCTGAACCAAATGTTCACGAAGGGGATGAACGACATGCAGGATTGCCAGTTGCCGAATGGCTGCGTTCCCAGCACAGCGCCTGAGTATACGATTTTCGGCAGAGGCCCTGACGACGTTTCGAACGCGTTCCGGAATTCTCCCGAGTGGGGCAGCGCTGTTGTGCTCGTCCCCTGGCAGCAATACCAGTTCGCAGGCGACGTCGACTTGATGCGACGCCACTACGACGCCATGCGGCGGTACGTTGCTTATCTCGCGAGCACGGCGACCAATGGCATCGTGTCATTTGGGCTCGGCGATTGGTATGACATCGGCCCGAAGGCGCCGGGTTTCGCGCAGTTGACACCGATACCGCTGACGGCGACCGCATTTTATTTTGAGGTCAACCGCGTCATGTCTGAAGTGTCCCGCGTCTTGGGACGGCTGGACGATTCCACGTTTTTTGACATCCAAGCCCAAAGTATTCGCAAGGCGTTCAATCGTGAATTCTTTGATCCAACGAAGCGGCAGTACGCCACGGGTTCGCAATGCGCCAACGCTGTGCCGCTTGTCATGAACCTGGTCGAACCCGAACACCGTGCTGCTGTGGTTGAGGCGCTGGTTCAGGACGTGCGCTCGAGAACCAATTCGGTGACTGCGGGCGACGTCGGCTATCGGTATGTGCTCCGCGCGCTTGCCGACGCTGGCCGGTCGGATGTCATCTTCGCCCTGAACAACCAATCGGATCGGCCCGGCTACGGCTACCAATTGAAGATGGGCGCAACCAGCTTGACCGAGGCGTGGAACGCGCGGCGCGGATCTTCACAAAATCACTTCATGCTGGGACAGATCATGGAATGGTTTTATCACGATCTTGCTGGCATCGGATTGGATCCCGCGCGGCCAGGATTCAAGAATGTCCTGATCCGGCCGCAACCCGTTGCCGGCCTCACGTGGGCCCGGGCGAAATACGACGGTGTTCGCGGCGAGGTGAGCAGCAGTTGGCGGCGGGAGGGGAACCGATTTCAACTGGAGATTACCGTTCCGCCAAATTCTACCGCGACGGTCTGGGTTCCCGGCAATCAGGCGCGGGCCACTGGCGCCGGCACCCAATGGGTGCGAACCGAGCGTGGGAACAGGGATGGATCGCAGTTCAGCGTCCCGAGCGGGGCCTACACGTTTGAATCACGGTTGTGATCGAGGAAGCGTCTGGACCTGGGTTCTGACGGACGTTTCGATGTCCTTGATCTGCCGTTCGAAATAGTCCTTCGCAATGGTGTTGGGGCTGATCGAAAGTTTTCCCCCGCTTCGCAGCCAGATCATGAAGAGGATTGCGTAGGCATCGCCTTCTGACTTCACGTCCTTGAACACCTGGTTCTCCATGCCCACGGCGATTTCGCTGTTGCGGGTCTGGTCGGCAAGGTCGATGAATCGGGCCTTGCCCAGTGAGAGGTTCAGGACGTCGATTCCATCAAACTCCAGATCCCCGAGCAACTGTTCCGCAGCCCCGGCTTTCCGCCGCCCCGTTCGCTTGTCGGTATCGCTTACGAACAGAAGGAGGTTTGTTTTTCCCGCTTCATTGCGAACGATATTGATTTCGCCAAGGTTAAAACGAACCAGCTTCAATCGCAGGCGCCTCTGCGCAACAGCCACGGGATCCACCTCGACGTGCAGTTCGGGAATGCGCAGGAACAGGGTGCCGCCAAACTCGGCGGTGTTGTAGAGCTTGAGATCCTCGATCGTGAC of Verrucomicrobiia bacterium contains these proteins:
- a CDS encoding glycoside hydrolase family 78 protein, with protein sequence MMRTLASLFVAASCIGSALSSSAELAVYDLRCENAGRPRGVDVPQPRFSWKLKSSERAQRQVAWQMLAASAPELLAREQGDLWDSGRVQSDQQLHVAYEGKPLQSLQAVFWKMRVWDAENRVSQWSAPATFTTGFMNEREWTAHWIEAPFTNQTLLLRREFQLKAGIERAVAVVCGLGQYELTVNGNRSGENLLSPGWTKYDRTCLYEMHDVTSLLRAGTNVVGIELAGGMYRVTGGRYVKFTGSFGPLKAIAELHLQYSDGTEERIVTDNQWRVRSGPITFSCVYGGEDHDARMEPRGWDSAGFDDTEWTAALIAEGPGGVLRGHSASAPPIRQIETLVPISNRVISNGLVVYDLGQNASLMPRIRVRGGAGSVVRIIPAELIKPDGTVDRGSVALGRPAWWQYTLRGVASEEWFPKFFYHGARYLQVEMKAAERGGALPQLESIVAHVVHSTAETTGEFECSNLLFNRVRSLVRWAQRSNMASVLTDCPHRERLGWLEQYHLNGPSLRYEFDLNQMFTKGMNDMQDCQLPNGCVPSTAPEYTIFGRGPDDVSNAFRNSPEWGSAVVLVPWQQYQFAGDVDLMRRHYDAMRRYVAYLASTATNGIVSFGLGDWYDIGPKAPGFAQLTPIPLTATAFYFEVNRVMSEVSRVLGRLDDSTFFDIQAQSIRKAFNREFFDPTKRQYATGSQCANAVPLVMNLVEPEHRAAVVEALVQDVRSRTNSVTAGDVGYRYVLRALADAGRSDVIFALNNQSDRPGYGYQLKMGATSLTEAWNARRGSSQNHFMLGQIMEWFYHDLAGIGLDPARPGFKNVLIRPQPVAGLTWARAKYDGVRGEVSSSWRREGNRFQLEITVPPNSTATVWVPGNQARATGAGTQWVRTERGNRDGSQFSVPSGAYTFESRL